From a single Anaeromicrobium sediminis genomic region:
- a CDS encoding EAL domain-containing protein: MKNKKIPFLLIFLSLIIAQFSLFYSYGNTKKTNADLSINGTGENQFKETIIIGDDINYPPYSFVDKNGDPTGFNIELTKAALEEMGLNVEFRLDNWNTVKKRLEEGEIHVISGMMYSLDRKEIYDFSTRLTVASGDIFTRKRSKINDIRELEGLTVVVQENDMVYEYLAKQNLNIEFIRVPTVEEALRLVSRGKYEYAAVLKVPGHFIADKLKLSNLQANGIDIAKSDYAMAVQKDNEDLLFTLNAGLKILKATGEYEKIYDKWLGVYEEKRLWDEVKEYTWLIGLIMVVLILLVFGIFTLRRIVALRTKELVSANKFLRENQEKLNASNEEIAAAYQQLTASEEELRAQYDEIQSYTEKLENLKQKYQIAIQGTDSVVWEYNLEDRSIYLSEEFKDAYGISLKEKENIHEVLNRLLRKEEKEKLIGEFIAYIQGEKEEIYSQVRIKGKNNNLQWILIRGKGVFNENKNLKVINGIILDITKLKEKEKYIEHLAYHDTLTDLPNRLKFMEKLEREINENKVGAIMLLDIDNFKEINDTLGHVYGDKVLKKVAEELLDMKDEKLFISRFGGDEFLFLIEGEKDVIEIENYAKRILDILKKNIIIGENQIHISCSIGITLYPFDSNDVNQIIMNADVAMYMVKDFGKSSYMFFNRHMVDRVKRKIEIEKMLREAIKEDGFKVLYQPQVSVFTGEIVGFEALLRMKKNPISPAVFIPIAEETSMIMDIGRWVAKEVIKQIGIWKKKGLNIKPIAINFSAKQLNDLSYIDFLQDILRKEDVETKYIDIEITESIFLEKKDETIEFLDQLKSLGIGIALDDFGTGYSSLSYLTFLPVDKIKLDKSLNDKFLELKSISVMDSIISLAHSLNLKVVAEGIEDMEQYKRLKVGKCNYIQGYLFSKPLEVEEVEEIHNYNFLQNK, from the coding sequence ATGAAGAATAAAAAAATTCCATTCTTATTAATCTTCCTTAGTTTGATAATTGCACAGTTCAGTTTATTCTATTCCTATGGGAATACTAAAAAAACAAATGCAGATTTATCAATAAATGGAACAGGTGAAAATCAATTTAAAGAGACAATTATTATTGGAGATGATATAAATTATCCCCCCTATAGTTTTGTGGATAAAAATGGTGATCCTACTGGTTTTAATATTGAACTAACAAAAGCTGCATTAGAGGAAATGGGATTAAATGTGGAATTTAGATTAGATAATTGGAATACAGTAAAAAAGCGTTTAGAAGAAGGGGAAATCCATGTGATTTCAGGAATGATGTACTCGTTAGATAGGAAAGAAATTTATGATTTTTCAACAAGACTTACAGTGGCGAGTGGAGATATTTTCACTAGAAAGCGAAGTAAAATCAATGATATAAGAGAATTAGAAGGATTAACTGTAGTAGTACAGGAAAATGACATGGTTTATGAATATTTGGCTAAGCAAAATCTTAATATAGAATTCATTAGAGTACCAACAGTAGAGGAAGCTTTGAGACTAGTTTCTAGGGGCAAATATGAATATGCTGCTGTACTAAAAGTCCCAGGCCATTTTATAGCGGATAAACTTAAACTTTCAAATTTGCAGGCAAATGGAATAGATATTGCTAAAAGTGATTATGCTATGGCTGTACAAAAGGATAATGAAGATTTGCTGTTTACATTAAATGCTGGACTAAAGATTTTAAAGGCTACAGGGGAATATGAAAAAATATATGATAAATGGTTAGGAGTATATGAAGAGAAAAGGTTATGGGATGAAGTTAAAGAATATACTTGGTTAATAGGGTTAATAATGGTGGTCTTGATTTTATTGGTTTTTGGTATATTTACTTTGCGAAGGATTGTGGCATTACGAACAAAAGAGCTTGTATCAGCCAATAAATTCCTCAGAGAGAATCAAGAAAAATTAAATGCATCTAACGAAGAAATAGCAGCAGCCTATCAACAATTAACAGCTTCGGAAGAAGAGCTAAGAGCCCAATATGATGAGATACAAAGCTATACTGAAAAGCTAGAAAATCTAAAGCAAAAATACCAGATTGCTATTCAGGGCACAGATAGTGTAGTGTGGGAGTACAATCTAGAGGATAGAAGCATTTACTTATCAGAAGAATTTAAAGACGCCTATGGAATAAGCCTAAAGGAAAAAGAAAATATTCATGAAGTTTTAAATAGACTTTTAAGAAAAGAGGAAAAAGAAAAATTAATAGGGGAGTTTATAGCTTATATACAAGGGGAGAAAGAAGAAATATATAGCCAAGTAAGAATTAAAGGTAAAAATAATAATTTACAATGGATATTAATTCGTGGCAAGGGAGTTTTTAACGAAAATAAGAATTTAAAGGTTATCAATGGTATCATCCTTGACATAACAAAACTAAAGGAGAAAGAAAAATACATTGAGCATCTTGCTTATCATGACACTTTAACTGATTTACCCAATAGATTAAAGTTTATGGAAAAACTTGAAAGGGAGATAAATGAAAATAAGGTAGGAGCTATAATGCTACTGGATATTGATAATTTTAAAGAAATTAACGATACATTAGGTCATGTATATGGAGACAAAGTACTGAAAAAAGTTGCAGAAGAACTTTTAGATATGAAAGATGAAAAACTATTTATATCAAGATTTGGTGGAGATGAATTTCTTTTTTTGATAGAAGGAGAAAAGGATGTTATTGAAATTGAAAATTATGCTAAAAGAATACTTGATATATTAAAAAAGAACATAATAATTGGAGAAAATCAAATACATATAAGCTGTAGTATAGGAATTACCTTGTATCCATTTGATAGCAATGATGTTAATCAAATAATTATGAATGCTGATGTTGCCATGTATATGGTAAAGGATTTTGGAAAAAGTAGCTATATGTTTTTTAACCGACATATGGTAGATAGGGTAAAGAGAAAAATAGAGATAGAGAAGATGCTAAGAGAAGCCATCAAAGAAGATGGATTCAAGGTCTTATATCAACCTCAGGTTTCTGTCTTTACAGGGGAAATTGTAGGTTTTGAAGCTCTTTTACGGATGAAAAAAAATCCTATATCACCAGCTGTCTTTATACCTATAGCTGAAGAAACTAGTATGATTATGGATATTGGAAGATGGGTAGCAAAAGAAGTAATTAAACAAATAGGTATATGGAAAAAGAAGGGTTTAAACATAAAACCCATAGCAATTAACTTTTCTGCAAAACAATTAAACGACTTAAGTTATATTGATTTTTTACAGGATATATTAAGAAAAGAAGATGTAGAAACTAAATATATAGACATAGAAATCACTGAAAGCATATTTTTAGAGAAAAAAGATGAGACCATAGAATTTCTAGATCAATTAAAGTCATTAGGAATAGGAATTGCTTTAGACGATTTTGGCACAGGTTATTCTTCTCTTAGTTATTTAACCTTTTTACCAGTGGATAAAATAAAGTTAGACAAATCTTTAAACGATAAGTTCTTGGAATTAAAAAGCATTTCCGTTATGGACAGTATTATTTCTCTTGCCCATAGTTTAAATCTAAAAGTAGTAGCAGAGGGGATTGAAGATATGGAGCAGTATAAACGACTTAAAGTAGGAAAGTGTAACTATATTCAAGGATATCTATTTAGTAAACCGTTAGAAGTAGAAGAAGTAGAAGAAATACATAATTATAATTTCTTACAGAATAAATAA
- a CDS encoding AbgT family transporter yields MRASMKDVKSEGNSNSRFSNFIRRIEIIGNRLPHPFTLFVGLTVIVLLLSYLLNKAGMSVTYLAASRNAGEAPKEITVEVMNLLSYAGMRPFIEKFVKTYVGFAPLGLIMTMMIGIGMVEQTGLINAFMRKTILGAPSYMVTGVLAIVGINANLASDAGMIFTAAIGGAIFKALGRNPKVGIVTGFAAASGGFTANFMIAGTDALLSGITESAAGGMGIQAPTHPLINWYFMIAATFVVTFLTVLVTEKFTVKFLGDTNNNVDKSSLEEHKVTEKENKGLRNAGLTALIYIGLILILTVPEGSFFRNADGGILPKSTLTKGIVPILFFFFASVGIVYGKTIGVIKSEKDIPKIMQDGLSGSLSFLIVALPASMFIYFFKLSNLTTILAVNGAEFLKALNIGGIPLIIMFILLSTVINLFVTSGSAKWLILAPVFVPMFSMMGLSPALTQVAYRIGDSSTNIISPLSYYIPVIIGIMNQYKTDESETNGIGTVISLMLPYSIAYLIGFTLLLIAWYFLNISLGPGVSIFM; encoded by the coding sequence ATGAGAGCATCAATGAAGGATGTAAAAAGTGAAGGGAATAGTAATTCAAGATTTTCAAATTTTATTAGGAGAATTGAGATTATTGGCAATAGACTACCTCATCCGTTTACTCTGTTTGTGGGGTTAACAGTAATTGTACTTTTACTTTCTTACTTGTTAAATAAAGCTGGCATGTCAGTTACATACTTAGCTGCTTCAAGAAATGCTGGTGAGGCGCCGAAGGAAATAACTGTAGAAGTTATGAACCTTTTAAGTTATGCTGGGATGAGACCGTTTATAGAAAAATTTGTTAAAACCTATGTTGGATTTGCCCCACTTGGTCTAATAATGACTATGATGATTGGCATCGGAATGGTTGAGCAAACAGGACTTATTAATGCCTTTATGAGAAAGACAATATTAGGTGCTCCATCTTACATGGTTACAGGCGTATTAGCAATTGTAGGAATTAATGCAAATCTAGCATCTGATGCAGGTATGATTTTTACTGCTGCTATCGGTGGTGCAATTTTTAAAGCCTTGGGACGTAATCCTAAAGTAGGTATTGTTACTGGATTTGCTGCAGCATCTGGAGGGTTTACAGCTAACTTTATGATTGCAGGTACAGATGCACTTTTATCAGGAATCACTGAATCAGCTGCTGGTGGTATGGGAATTCAGGCCCCTACACATCCGCTTATAAACTGGTACTTCATGATTGCAGCAACATTTGTTGTTACTTTCTTGACCGTGTTAGTAACTGAGAAATTCACAGTAAAGTTTTTAGGTGATACGAATAATAATGTAGATAAGTCATCCCTTGAAGAACACAAAGTAACGGAAAAAGAGAATAAAGGCTTAAGAAATGCTGGACTTACTGCATTAATATATATTGGATTAATTTTAATATTAACAGTACCAGAGGGATCTTTCTTTAGAAATGCAGATGGTGGTATTTTACCTAAATCTACTTTGACTAAGGGCATTGTTCCAATACTTTTCTTCTTCTTTGCTTCCGTAGGTATTGTATATGGTAAAACAATTGGAGTTATTAAATCTGAAAAAGACATTCCTAAGATTATGCAAGATGGTTTAAGTGGTTCCCTAAGCTTTTTAATTGTGGCACTGCCTGCATCCATGTTTATATATTTCTTTAAATTAAGTAATTTAACTACTATACTAGCAGTTAATGGTGCAGAATTTTTAAAAGCTTTGAATATAGGTGGTATACCTCTTATAATCATGTTTATTTTACTTTCAACAGTCATCAACCTATTTGTTACAAGTGGTTCAGCTAAATGGTTAATCTTAGCCCCTGTATTTGTACCAATGTTTTCAATGATGGGATTATCTCCAGCTTTAACCCAGGTAGCATATAGAATTGGTGATTCGTCAACAAACATTATATCTCCTCTATCTTATTACATTCCAGTTATTATAGGTATAATGAATCAATATAAAACAGATGAAAGTGAAACTAATGGAATAGGTACTGTAATATCTCTAATGCTGCCTTATTCAATTGCGTACTTAATTGGATTCACATTATTATTGATTGCTTGGTATTTCTTAAACATATCATTAGGACCTGGAGTATCGATTTTTATGTAG
- a CDS encoding M20 family metallo-hydrolase, which produces MNRESFMSSFNEIFNHVNSIGKDDNGGITRLAYSEEEAQAKEYLKNYALELGLHASIDGVGNLWIRKEGTKPNLPSILVGSHLDTVPNGGRFDGSLGVILGIEILKDFAEGGFINTHPIEIIAFAAEESSRFNVSTIGSKILSNKLYMDDLKKIKDINNVSIYDAIIENGYTPENCKLIDPNEYKAFLEVHIEQNNILEEEGQKIGIVEAIAAPSRFKISLIGESAHSGACPMGARKDALAAAAEIILAIEHIGIKESIHKTVTTVGACKAFPGSMNVVPGKTEFLLDIRGIEKESIKRTIDQVLTTVKTISIKRDIQFLFEFLGNEIPSHMNSDINYLIETVCVDEKIPYRRMISGAGHDSMNMATIIPTSLIFIPCFKGISHNKEEFASDEDIYTSAKVLSSCLKKLSGEPNNTAEINA; this is translated from the coding sequence ATGAATAGAGAGTCTTTTATGAGTTCGTTTAATGAAATATTTAATCATGTAAACAGCATTGGCAAGGATGACAATGGAGGAATTACACGCTTAGCATATTCAGAAGAAGAAGCACAGGCAAAAGAATATCTTAAGAATTATGCACTTGAATTAGGACTTCATGCAAGTATTGATGGAGTAGGAAATCTCTGGATTAGAAAAGAAGGAACGAAACCAAATCTTCCAAGTATTCTTGTGGGATCTCATCTGGACACAGTCCCCAATGGTGGAAGGTTCGATGGGTCGTTGGGAGTCATTTTAGGAATTGAAATTTTAAAGGATTTTGCTGAGGGAGGTTTCATAAACACACATCCCATTGAAATTATCGCTTTCGCTGCTGAAGAGTCCAGCCGATTCAACGTGTCAACCATAGGTAGTAAAATACTGAGTAATAAGTTGTATATGGATGATCTAAAAAAAATCAAGGACATAAATAATGTAAGTATCTATGACGCAATTATTGAAAATGGTTATACACCAGAAAATTGTAAGTTGATTGACCCTAATGAATATAAAGCTTTTTTAGAAGTTCATATTGAGCAAAACAATATATTAGAAGAAGAAGGCCAAAAGATTGGCATTGTTGAAGCTATTGCTGCTCCTTCAAGATTTAAAATCTCTTTAATTGGTGAGTCAGCTCATTCAGGAGCTTGTCCTATGGGTGCACGAAAAGATGCTTTGGCTGCAGCAGCAGAAATTATTTTAGCTATAGAGCATATTGGAATTAAGGAATCTATTCACAAAACCGTAACCACCGTTGGAGCATGTAAAGCATTTCCTGGTTCAATGAATGTTGTTCCTGGGAAAACTGAATTTTTGTTAGACATACGTGGTATTGAAAAGGAAAGTATAAAACGAACCATTGATCAAGTCTTGACAACTGTAAAAACTATTTCTATTAAAAGAGATATACAGTTTCTATTTGAATTTTTAGGTAATGAAATACCTTCCCATATGAATTCGGACATAAACTATCTAATTGAAACTGTATGTGTAGATGAAAAAATTCCATACAGAAGAATGATTAGCGGAGCAGGCCACGACTCTATGAATATGGCAACCATAATCCCAACGAGTTTAATCTTTATTCCTTGTTTTAAGGGCATAAGTCATAATAAGGAAGAATTTGCATCAGATGAAGATATTTATACGAGTGCAAAAGTTTTGTCATCGTGCTTAAAAAAATTATCAGGAGAGCCTAATAATACTGCTGAAATAAATGCTTAA